The following coding sequences lie in one Niabella agricola genomic window:
- a CDS encoding TonB-dependent receptor, producing MNPAAIWWSAILPLFFLFFNHSLLQAQTNQTQLVRGRVLDDVTQFPIEGATITVSGTSRPQALSDKNGYFALQVPLGRYSFVVTHTGYEPRTAPEVLVTAGKEAQLTILLPEKTTVLDEVTVQTRSRRNLNNEMITVSGTVFNPADTRRFAGAIGDPARMISGMAGVANASDGRNDIVVRGNSPLGLLWQVEGVNIANPNHYGSLVSTGGPVSILNANSLAKSDFIAGAFPAQYGNALGGVFDLRLRNGNSEKTEMVGEIGFAGFEAGIEGPFSRKSKASYLVNYRYSTVGLLQAIGFNVGTGSSIPQYQDLSFKIHIPLSAKNTLSLWGMGGPSKIDFLGNEADTANNKNLYGAENTNLFSRFFTGVGGVSLETNFNRKTFGKLSIGINRATEKGLADSISEQTREAFRTGESRFNTSRYEIAYTLAHKFNAKSSVLSGVTATAFQYRLFDKRIYGNYESETIQIDEDTRTTLLQAFSQLKHRFTERLTLTAGLHYQQLSLNGANAIEPRASLQYDLPGRQTISTAYGTHAQMQSPVVYFKRSYINDQPVHTNRQLGFTRSRQWVLSYANRQASSLQLKAEAYYQQLSRVPVTRYPSGFSMLNEGAGFGIILKDSLVNKGTGANYGLDLTLEKTFNRDYYFLITGSLFQSKYKGSDGIERNTTFNNHYIGNVLTGKDFRLEGDQHIFSISLRMTVMGGRYASPVDEHASASGRGTTYDEDRNPYSIKQSPYFRTDLKLGGRRNFKRSTLEGGVDLRNLINRQNLFVQLYDRKTQKVVNQYQPGILVVPYFRFTF from the coding sequence ATGAATCCGGCTGCTATTTGGTGGAGTGCGATCCTGCCCCTTTTTTTCCTGTTTTTTAATCATTCCCTGCTGCAGGCACAGACCAACCAAACCCAATTGGTGCGGGGACGGGTGCTGGATGATGTGACCCAGTTCCCGATCGAAGGTGCCACGATCACGGTTTCGGGCACCAGCCGGCCACAGGCCCTGTCTGACAAAAACGGCTATTTTGCACTGCAGGTACCCCTGGGCCGTTATAGTTTTGTTGTTACGCATACCGGTTATGAGCCCCGTACAGCACCTGAAGTACTGGTAACCGCGGGAAAGGAGGCGCAACTGACCATACTGCTACCAGAAAAAACCACGGTTTTAGACGAAGTGACGGTGCAAACACGGAGCAGGCGTAACCTCAACAATGAAATGATCACCGTTAGCGGGACGGTGTTCAACCCGGCAGATACCCGTCGTTTTGCCGGTGCTATCGGAGATCCAGCCCGCATGATCAGCGGGATGGCGGGTGTGGCCAATGCATCAGACGGCCGCAATGATATTGTAGTGCGGGGCAACTCACCGCTGGGGCTTTTATGGCAGGTGGAGGGTGTAAATATTGCCAACCCCAACCATTATGGTTCCCTGGTAAGCACCGGCGGTCCAGTGAGCATTTTAAATGCCAACAGCCTGGCGAAATCCGATTTTATAGCCGGTGCTTTTCCGGCTCAGTACGGCAATGCCCTGGGTGGTGTATTTGACCTGCGGCTAAGGAATGGCAACTCCGAAAAAACCGAAATGGTCGGGGAGATCGGTTTTGCCGGTTTTGAGGCCGGCATCGAGGGGCCTTTTTCCCGGAAGAGCAAGGCGTCTTACCTGGTAAACTACCGGTATTCTACTGTTGGGTTGCTGCAGGCCATCGGTTTTAATGTAGGCACCGGGTCCTCTATTCCGCAATACCAGGATCTGAGTTTTAAGATCCACATCCCGCTGTCGGCAAAAAATACCCTGTCTCTTTGGGGAATGGGTGGCCCCAGCAAAATTGATTTCCTCGGGAACGAGGCTGACACCGCAAATAACAAAAATCTTTACGGTGCTGAAAACACCAATCTCTTCTCCCGGTTTTTTACCGGTGTTGGCGGGGTGAGCCTGGAGACCAACTTCAACCGGAAAACGTTTGGGAAACTGAGCATCGGTATCAACAGGGCCACTGAAAAAGGACTGGCCGATTCGATCAGTGAACAAACCCGTGAAGCCTTCCGCACTGGAGAAAGCCGGTTCAATACCTCCCGGTATGAGATCGCGTATACCCTGGCACATAAATTCAACGCTAAAAGCAGTGTGCTTTCTGGCGTTACGGCAACCGCTTTTCAGTACCGGCTGTTTGATAAACGGATCTATGGCAATTACGAAAGCGAAACCATCCAGATCGATGAAGACACCCGTACCACGTTGCTGCAGGCCTTCAGTCAGCTCAAACACCGGTTTACAGAGCGGCTGACATTAACCGCGGGGCTTCATTATCAACAGCTGAGCCTTAATGGGGCGAATGCAATAGAGCCCCGTGCATCTCTGCAGTACGACCTGCCGGGCCGGCAAACGATCAGCACGGCTTATGGAACGCATGCGCAGATGCAAAGCCCCGTTGTGTACTTTAAGCGATCCTATATTAACGACCAGCCGGTGCATACCAACCGGCAACTAGGCTTTACGCGCAGCCGCCAGTGGGTATTGAGCTATGCCAACCGGCAGGCTTCATCCCTGCAGTTAAAAGCGGAGGCCTATTACCAACAATTATCCCGCGTGCCCGTAACCCGTTATCCCTCCGGTTTTTCCATGCTGAATGAAGGCGCCGGTTTTGGTATCATTTTAAAAGACAGCCTGGTTAATAAAGGCACCGGAGCCAACTATGGACTGGACCTTACACTGGAAAAGACCTTCAACCGGGATTATTATTTTTTGATCACCGGAAGCCTTTTCCAGTCGAAGTATAAAGGGAGCGACGGAATAGAGCGGAACACCACCTTCAATAATCATTACATTGGAAATGTTCTTACGGGTAAGGACTTCCGCCTGGAGGGCGATCAACATATTTTTTCCATAAGCCTGCGGATGACGGTTATGGGCGGGCGTTATGCCTCCCCGGTGGATGAACATGCGTCGGCCTCTGGCAGGGGTACCACCTATGATGAAGACCGCAATCCCTATTCTATCAAACAATCTCCGTACTTCCGCACCGATCTTAAGCTTGGAGGCCGCCGTAATTTTAAACGGTCTACCCTGGAAGGTGGCGTTGACCTGCGCAACCTTATCAACCGGCAGAATCTTTTTGTGCAACTATACGACCGGAAAACACAAAAAGTAGTGAACCAGTACCAGCCAGGCATCCTGGTTGTACCCTACTTCCGGTTCACCTTTTAA